In Clostridium swellfunianum, a genomic segment contains:
- a CDS encoding NlpC/P60 family protein: protein MKRTSRYIAIMLTLNVIVYKPVFAAPSSNQIQSEREQLQADKNELKRAQEKRFEIEQRIENLDNQIEEVMVQVEENKKKILKGNQDIKITEKDLNESEENLRKEQELFSKRMKAMYVNGIDSYIQIILESKGFNDFLSRVEIVKNIIETDKKITANLKAKQEELNIKRKKLSDINNQLIAINNENNKKMSNLKLSKDEQNELIKEAERQERSLAAEVNESQARLNETLRQIQSIRNSTPKYTPSRGAVSVSSNAVVAYASNFLGTPYKWGGTTPAGFDCSGFTQYVYRHFGINLGRTTYNQINDGYSVSRDELQPGDLVFYGKGGSPSHMGIYVGNGMYIHAPRTGDVVKISSYSRPDYITARRVMK from the coding sequence ATGAAGAGAACATCAAGATATATTGCAATAATGCTTACATTAAATGTTATCGTATATAAACCAGTATTTGCAGCACCATCATCTAATCAGATTCAAAGCGAAAGAGAGCAGCTTCAAGCTGATAAAAATGAATTAAAGAGGGCACAAGAAAAAAGATTTGAAATAGAGCAAAGAATAGAAAATCTAGATAACCAAATTGAAGAAGTAATGGTTCAGGTAGAAGAAAATAAGAAGAAAATTTTAAAAGGTAATCAGGATATTAAAATAACTGAAAAGGATTTAAATGAGTCAGAAGAAAATTTAAGGAAAGAACAAGAGCTATTTAGTAAAAGAATGAAAGCCATGTATGTTAATGGTATTGATAGTTACATACAAATAATACTTGAATCAAAAGGGTTCAATGATTTTCTGTCAAGGGTAGAGATAGTGAAAAATATTATAGAAACAGACAAAAAGATTACTGCAAATCTAAAAGCAAAACAAGAGGAACTAAACATCAAAAGAAAAAAACTAAGCGATATAAACAATCAGCTAATAGCAATAAATAATGAAAATAATAAAAAGATGAGCAACCTTAAGTTAAGTAAGGACGAGCAAAATGAGCTGATTAAAGAGGCAGAAAGGCAAGAAAGATCGTTAGCGGCCGAGGTAAATGAATCGCAGGCAAGATTAAATGAAACCTTAAGACAAATACAATCAATAAGAAACTCAACACCTAAATATACACCATCTAGAGGAGCTGTATCAGTTTCAAGCAATGCCGTAGTAGCTTACGCATCCAATTTTTTAGGTACGCCTTATAAGTGGGGTGGAACTACACCAGCAGGATTTGACTGTTCAGGATTTACTCAATATGTGTACAGGCACTTCGGAATAAACCTAGGAAGGACAACCTATAATCAAATAAATGACGGTTATTCTGTTTCTAGAGACGAACTCCAGCCGGGAGATTTAGTTTTCTATGGCAAGGGAGGAAGTCCAAGTCACATGGGGATATATGTTGGCAATGGAATGTATATTCATGCGCCAAGAACTGGTGATGTTGTAAAAATATCATCTTATAGTAGGCCGGATTATATTACAGCTAGAAGAGTTATGAAATAA
- the feoB gene encoding ferrous iron transport protein B, translating to MITAALLGNPNVGKTTLFNLLTGSNQHVGNWAGVTVEKKEGFLGNNIKIVDLPGIYAMDTYSYEEKVSKNFIVNGNVDLIINIVDASNLNRNLYLTTQLKQFKKPIVLVLNMIDSAESKGIKFDYEMLSKELGVTVVPIIASKGKGIDKLKELLNSSVFLKDSDDNNFQFHTEKEAYGYIETVLSKCLTYTSKNKVSTTEKIDRYVINRFLAYPLFLLILFFIFQFTFSWVGQPLADWLDALVSDKLVPAVDVMLSSSSDWFKSLIIDGIIGGVGSVIVFLPVILALFLCISFLEDSGYMARVAFIMDRIIRKMGLSGKAFIPLIIGFGCSVPGVMSARTLESEKDRKLAALIVPLMSCNARLPVYLVFAGAFFKGHESLVVASLYLIGVIIAFIIGILFKNTLFKKDDEPFIIELPEYKLPEAKGLALHTWEKGKGFLKKAGTIIFSVSIIVWVLSNFNFNGYTDINSSFMSNIGRAISPIFYPLGFASWQNAVSLLAGIMAKEVVVGTMGVIYGGELTEILPTVFTSLSAYSFLVFVLLYTPCVSLIATMKKEYGTKMATFSVTYQFILAWVVSFLVFNIGSLILRIF from the coding sequence ATGATTACAGCTGCATTGCTTGGTAATCCTAACGTAGGAAAAACAACTCTTTTTAATCTGCTTACAGGTTCAAATCAACACGTAGGAAATTGGGCTGGAGTAACTGTTGAAAAAAAGGAAGGTTTTCTTGGAAATAACATTAAGATCGTAGATTTGCCTGGAATATATGCCATGGATACTTATTCTTACGAAGAAAAGGTATCTAAAAACTTCATTGTTAATGGAAATGTAGATTTAATCATCAACATAGTTGATGCCTCTAATCTAAATAGAAATCTCTATCTTACAACACAACTTAAACAGTTTAAAAAGCCTATCGTCTTAGTTTTAAACATGATAGATTCCGCTGAAAGCAAGGGTATAAAATTTGATTATGAAATGCTCTCAAAAGAGCTTGGAGTAACTGTAGTTCCAATAATAGCTTCAAAAGGTAAAGGCATCGATAAACTGAAGGAACTTTTGAATAGTTCTGTTTTTTTAAAAGATTCTGATGATAATAACTTTCAGTTTCACACAGAAAAAGAAGCCTATGGCTATATTGAAACTGTATTAAGTAAATGCTTAACCTATACTTCTAAAAATAAAGTTTCCACCACTGAAAAAATAGATCGGTATGTTATAAATAGATTTTTAGCTTATCCATTATTTTTGCTTATACTATTTTTTATATTTCAGTTCACTTTTAGCTGGGTAGGTCAACCCCTTGCGGATTGGCTTGATGCACTAGTATCAGATAAACTTGTTCCTGCAGTTGATGTGATGCTCTCTAGCAGCAGTGATTGGTTCAAATCATTGATAATAGATGGTATCATAGGCGGTGTTGGCTCAGTCATAGTATTTCTTCCTGTAATATTGGCATTGTTTTTATGCATCTCTTTCTTAGAAGATAGCGGATACATGGCTAGAGTTGCCTTTATAATGGATAGAATAATTAGAAAGATGGGACTTTCCGGAAAAGCATTTATTCCACTTATAATTGGTTTTGGCTGTTCTGTTCCAGGAGTAATGTCCGCAAGAACCCTTGAAAGTGAAAAAGACAGAAAGCTGGCAGCTTTAATAGTTCCACTTATGTCCTGCAACGCAAGATTACCTGTTTATTTAGTATTTGCTGGAGCATTTTTTAAGGGTCATGAATCCTTAGTTGTAGCTTCACTTTATTTAATTGGTGTAATAATTGCATTTATAATAGGAATATTATTTAAGAATACTTTATTTAAAAAGGATGATGAACCTTTTATAATAGAACTCCCTGAATATAAGCTTCCTGAGGCAAAAGGACTGGCACTTCATACTTGGGAAAAAGGAAAAGGCTTTTTAAAGAAAGCTGGAACAATAATATTCTCAGTATCTATTATTGTGTGGGTACTTTCAAACTTTAACTTTAATGGATATACAGATATAAATTCAAGCTTCATGTCCAATATTGGAAGAGCTATAAGTCCTATATTTTATCCTCTTGGCTTTGCTTCCTGGCAAAATGCAGTATCTTTGCTTGCTGGAATAATGGCTAAAGAAGTTGTAGTTGGTACTATGGGAGTTATATATGGCGGTGAATTAACAGAAATACTTCCAACAGTATTTACTTCTCTTTCAGCTTACAGCTTTCTAGTATTTGTTCTTTTATATACACCATGTGTATCATTAATAGCTACAATGAAAAAAGAGTACGGAACAAAGATGGCTACTTTTTCAGTTACTTATCAATTTATACTAGCATGGGTAGTTTCCTTCCTGGTATTTAATATAGGAAGCTTAATATTAAGAATATTTTAA
- a CDS encoding FeoB-associated Cys-rich membrane protein gives MPEIIIAAVLIAAAGYIFYKNFKKSASGECNCGSCSNSCPKYSMSKEKKQD, from the coding sequence ATGCCTGAAATAATCATAGCTGCTGTACTAATAGCTGCTGCAGGATATATATTTTATAAAAACTTTAAAAAGAGCGCCTCTGGTGAATGTAACTGTGGAAGCTGCTCAAATAGCTGTCCAAAGTATTCAATGTCAAAAGAAAAAAAGCAGGATTAG
- a CDS encoding nitroreductase family protein translates to MEVIKAIHDRRTVRMFTEKPLNDDVLNKILEAGIWAPSHGNTQPWEFIVIGPNTRRKLSETYLNMMENGPLKNPSFPEDRKAAIRKFATNFGDAPVLIAVACPPASNDMDRYDFPLTAGAVIQNMLLEAWDNEVAGVWLSFGINPEAQSILEINEGGFIGGILAIGYSSNIPAAPPRISVEEKTRKLP, encoded by the coding sequence ATGGAAGTGATAAAGGCTATACATGATAGAAGAACCGTGCGTATGTTTACCGAAAAACCTTTAAACGATGATGTGCTTAACAAGATTTTAGAAGCGGGAATCTGGGCTCCTTCCCATGGTAATACTCAGCCATGGGAATTTATTGTAATTGGTCCAAATACACGAAGAAAGCTATCTGAAACTTACTTAAACATGATGGAAAATGGGCCACTAAAAAACCCTTCATTTCCTGAGGACAGAAAAGCAGCTATTAGAAAATTTGCTACAAATTTTGGTGATGCACCTGTCTTAATTGCGGTAGCATGCCCCCCAGCTTCTAATGATATGGATAGATATGACTTTCCATTAACCGCTGGTGCAGTAATACAAAATATGCTATTAGAGGCTTGGGATAATGAAGTTGCTGGCGTATGGCTCTCCTTCGGTATTAACCCAGAGGCCCAATCAATACTTGAAATTAATGAAGGCGGGTTTATAGGCGGAATCCTGGCTATTGGCTATTCTAGTAATATCCCTGCTGCCCCTCCTAGAATTTCTGTAGAAGAAAAAACACGTAAATTGCCTTAG
- a CDS encoding ribonuclease H-like domain-containing protein → MFIREYKDKIKVDRKVIDKYDMHNIAYFDIETTGFEKDKDHIILISLGYFNEEGLLTIKQYFAEELEDETDILHAFSSDLEKFSKWCSYNGIAFDEPFVVRRSEKNNIYFNIPSEHIDLYRMIRPYYRQLGMERCNLKTVEKFLGVEREDQIDGAISVEMYNQYLQTKDEELKDIIMLHNYEDVLNLPRIFTLIYKVQSSDTIVRDDCITEKQLRFLRSLIKKNKIELNVDVERISKKAASKVIDAILRGTKDETELTAIANNSY, encoded by the coding sequence ATGTTTATTAGAGAGTATAAAGATAAAATTAAAGTTGATAGAAAAGTCATAGATAAATACGATATGCATAATATTGCTTATTTTGATATAGAGACTACAGGGTTTGAGAAGGACAAGGATCATATAATTTTAATATCCTTGGGGTATTTTAATGAAGAAGGACTTCTTACAATAAAACAGTATTTCGCTGAGGAACTTGAGGATGAAACTGACATATTACATGCTTTCAGCAGTGATTTAGAAAAGTTTTCAAAATGGTGCTCCTATAATGGAATAGCCTTTGATGAGCCTTTTGTAGTGAGAAGATCAGAAAAGAATAATATATATTTTAATATTCCTTCTGAACATATTGACTTGTATAGAATGATAAGACCTTATTACAGACAGCTTGGCATGGAACGCTGCAATCTAAAAACAGTTGAAAAGTTTTTAGGTGTTGAAAGAGAAGATCAAATAGATGGGGCTATTAGCGTTGAGATGTATAATCAATATCTTCAAACTAAAGATGAAGAGTTAAAGGATATCATTATGCTTCATAACTATGAAGATGTATTAAACCTTCCTAGAATATTTACTCTTATATATAAGGTCCAAAGCAGTGATACTATCGTAAGGGATGATTGTATAACAGAAAAACAGCTTAGGTTTTTAAGAAGTTTGATAAAAAAGAATAAAATAGAGTTGAATGTAGATGTTGAAAGAATTTCTAAAAAAGCTGCCTCAAAGGTGATTGATGCAATACTAAGAGGAACCAAGGATGAAACAGAATTGACAGCTATTGCAAATAACAGCTATTAA
- a CDS encoding FeoA family protein, with amino-acid sequence MSIYDLKPGQKAFVTRIVGDEKLAKRLLALGAIEGTEVSVKTAAPLGDPIIINFRGFDLAIRKQDARNIVVRNAK; translated from the coding sequence ATGAGCATTTATGATTTAAAGCCAGGACAAAAAGCATTTGTCACTAGAATTGTAGGAGATGAAAAACTAGCGAAGAGATTGCTAGCTTTAGGCGCTATAGAGGGTACCGAGGTTTCAGTTAAAACAGCAGCTCCACTAGGTGATCCAATTATAATCAATTTTAGAGGCTTCGATTTAGCAATTAGGAAGCAAGATGCAAGAAACATTGTAGTAAGAAACGCAAAATAG
- the argS gene encoding arginine--tRNA ligase, translating into MDYKALVAQRIKEHVDLELDLIERLIEIPPRSEMGDFAFPCFQLSKALRKAPVMIAQELQGKINKEGFEKIENLGPYLNFFMDKSLFIKETLDKALEEGDKYGSSKIGEGKNVVVEYSSPNIAKNFHVGHLTTTVIGNSLYRLMNFEGYKAIGVNHLGDWGTQYGRLIAAYHRWVDIEALHKNAIRELERLYVKFYDEAEKDPSLEDIARKHFKNLEDGCEEEVRLWNEFKELSLKEFKRVYDMLNVNFDSYAGESFYSDKMDAVVDEIEQKGLLVESNGAKVVMLDEYNMPPCIIKKSDGATIYATRDLAAAFYRKKTYDFHKNIYVVGTSQALHFKQVFTTIKLMGHDWADDCKHVGFGLVKFAEGKFSTRSGNAIYLEELLNEAVVKALEVINEKNPNLENKEEVAKKIGIGSIVFTYLKNNREKDIIFDWKEMLNFEGETGPYAQYTYARGKSILRKAGETTGNADFSKITSPEEFELVKLISRLQDAILAAIDKLEPSILTRHVIEIAKAFNKFYNAHSILNAQDEEVKIARLKLVEATCQAVKNGLSLIGLEVVEKM; encoded by the coding sequence ATGGATTACAAAGCACTAGTTGCGCAAAGGATTAAGGAGCATGTTGATTTAGAACTTGATTTAATAGAAAGACTTATAGAGATTCCACCAAGGTCAGAAATGGGAGACTTTGCATTTCCTTGCTTCCAGCTTTCAAAGGCTTTAAGAAAAGCTCCAGTTATGATAGCTCAGGAACTTCAGGGAAAAATAAATAAAGAAGGCTTTGAAAAGATTGAAAACCTTGGACCATATCTAAATTTTTTCATGGATAAGTCTTTGTTTATAAAGGAGACTTTAGATAAGGCTCTTGAAGAAGGAGACAAATATGGTTCATCCAAAATTGGAGAGGGAAAAAATGTTGTGGTTGAATATTCTTCACCTAACATAGCTAAAAACTTTCACGTAGGACACCTTACAACTACAGTTATAGGTAATTCGCTATATAGACTTATGAATTTCGAAGGCTATAAGGCCATAGGAGTTAATCACCTTGGAGACTGGGGTACTCAATACGGAAGACTTATAGCTGCTTACCATAGGTGGGTAGATATAGAAGCTCTTCACAAAAATGCAATACGTGAGCTTGAAAGGCTTTACGTTAAATTCTATGATGAGGCTGAAAAAGATCCTTCTCTTGAAGATATTGCAAGAAAACATTTTAAGAACCTTGAAGACGGATGCGAAGAGGAAGTTAGACTTTGGAATGAGTTTAAGGAATTAAGCTTGAAGGAATTTAAGAGAGTATACGATATGCTTAACGTAAACTTTGATTCTTATGCTGGTGAAAGTTTCTACAGTGATAAGATGGATGCTGTAGTTGACGAGATAGAACAAAAGGGACTATTGGTTGAAAGCAATGGTGCAAAGGTAGTAATGCTGGATGAATACAATATGCCTCCATGTATAATTAAAAAGTCTGATGGGGCAACAATTTATGCTACAAGAGACCTAGCAGCTGCTTTTTATAGAAAAAAAACATATGATTTTCATAAGAATATTTATGTTGTTGGAACTTCACAAGCTTTACATTTTAAGCAGGTATTTACCACTATAAAACTTATGGGGCATGACTGGGCTGATGACTGCAAGCATGTTGGCTTTGGTCTTGTGAAGTTTGCTGAGGGAAAGTTCTCAACAAGAAGCGGTAATGCTATTTATCTTGAAGAACTATTAAATGAAGCTGTAGTTAAGGCTTTAGAAGTAATAAATGAAAAGAATCCAAACCTTGAAAATAAGGAAGAGGTAGCTAAGAAGATAGGTATTGGATCTATAGTATTCACATACCTTAAGAACAATAGAGAAAAAGATATAATATTTGATTGGAAGGAAATGCTTAACTTTGAAGGTGAGACTGGTCCATATGCTCAGTACACCTATGCAAGAGGAAAGAGTATTTTAAGAAAGGCTGGAGAAACCACTGGCAACGCAGATTTCAGTAAGATAACTTCACCAGAAGAATTTGAACTAGTTAAACTTATTTCAAGACTTCAGGATGCGATACTTGCTGCTATTGATAAGCTAGAACCTTCAATATTGACAAGACACGTTATTGAAATTGCCAAAGCCTTTAACAAATTCTACAACGCACACAGTATATTAAATGCGCAAGATGAGGAAGTTAAGATTGCAAGGCTAAAGCTAGTTGAAGCTACCTGTCAGGCTGTTAAAAACGGCTTAAGCTTAATAGGACTTGAAGTAGTAGAAAAGATGTAA